CTATTTTGGGCATTTAGTGAAGGAATCTTCTTTTATTAAACATCAAGTATATGGACAAACGAATGAAGAACGAAATTTAAATGTTTATTTTGTTTCAACTCCTGAGAATTTGGCCAATTTAGATCAAATTAGAAATAATAATTTGAGTGCTATTGGTCTTTCCAATCAAAAAAATCAAAAAATTGGAGACAAGCTTATTGTTTGGATCAGCTTTAGTGTGCATGGCAACGAATATGCGGGTATGGAAAGTGCTATGACTGTAGCTTATGAATTATTGAATCCTGCTAACAAAGAAACCAAAGAGTGGTTGAAAAATACGATTGTAATTTTGGACCCATGTGAAAATCCAGATGGACTTTCTCGTTATGCCAATTGGCTTCGTGAAATATCAGGAAAGAAAACGCATCCAGGATTGTCTGATAGAGAACATATGGAAGTTTGGCCAGGCGGAAGATACAATCATTATATTTTTGATTTGAATCGTGATTGGGCATGGCAAACACAAATTGAATCTCAAAAACGTATTGCTTTATACAATCAATGGATGCCACAGGTTCATGCAGATATTCATGAAATGGGATATGAATCACCTTATTTTTTCCCACCATCGGCAGAGCCTTTACATGAATTTATCGACCAATATCAAAAAGATTTTCATTTTTCGTTAGGAAAAAATATTGCAGCCAAATTTGATAAGGAAAATTGGTTGTACAACACTCGTGAACGATTTGATTTGTTTTATCCAAGTTATGGCGATACCTATCCCACATACAACGGTGCTGTTGGGATGACATTGGAACAAGGTGGAATAGGAGCTGGACGCGAAATTAAATTGGCAAACGGAACACATTTAACTACTAAAGATCGATTGACTCACCATGCAAAAGCAGTACTGACGATTATTGAAACTGCATCCAATCAGTCAGATCAATTGCTAAAAGGTTTTAGAGGATTTATGACCAATTCCAGAAAAAAAGCTAAGGGAGTTTATGCCACCTATGTGATGAAAAACAATCCAAAGTCAGAACAATTGGTTGAGTTGCTTAAAAAGAATGGGATTGAATATTCGTATGCGAATGCAAGTCAAAAATCGATAGGATTCAATTATAAAACAAAAAAGGACAATGCATTTTCAATTGAACCGAATGATTTAATTATTAAAGCAGATCAACCTCGAGGGGTAATGACTCAGGTTTTATTTGAACCTAATCAAAAGCTGAATGATAGTTTGTCTTATGATATTACAGCTTGGGATTTACCTTTGGCATATGGTATTGACGGATATGCTTTGAAGAATAGTTTGGCAATAAACACAAAACCTTCAATTGATCGAAAAGAATTGATGCTTCCTGAGAAAGTATATGCTTTCCATATTCCTTGGAATAATAGAACTTCTGCAAAAGTAGTTTCGCTACTTCTTCAAAATGGTATCAACGTAAGAACAGCTGCACAAAAAGCAGTATTTGGTGATGTTACCGTTGAAGCTGGAGGATTAATAGTAAGTAAAGGTGATAATCCTACCATTGTTGATTTTGAGAAAAAGGTCAGTGATATCATTAAAACTAAATCGGATTACAATTATTTGACTTCTGGATTTTCAGTTAATGCTCGTGATTTAGGGGGAGAAAACTTCTCATTAATTAAGAAACCAAAAATTTTACTTTTATCAGGTAAAGGTGTCAATCCAACTGAGTTTGGAGCTGTTTGGCATTATTTGGATGAAGTGATCCAGTATCCAACTAGTATAGTGGATGTTTCTAATATTGGAAGAATAGATTGGTCGGAATTTAATACATTGATTCTTGCTGACGGTAATTATAATTTTTCGGATGATTTGAAATCACAACTAACAGATTGGATCAAAAAAGGAGGAAAAGTAATTGCTATGAATGAAGCATTAGGTCTGTTTGAAAACAATGATAATTATGCCTTGCGTGTTTTTGCAACTGATGAGGATAAGACTAAAGCTGAAACTGAGGCTAAAGAAAAAGAGCTTAAAAGTAGGTTGTTTGATTTCCACAATAATGAAAGAAGATTGATATCGTCTTCCATTCCAGGTGCAATTATCGAAAACGCTCTAGATACCTCTCATCCCTTGTCATTCGGGTTAGGAAATAGTTATTTTAGTTTGAAGACAGATGCTAGAAAATATTCTTTATTGACAAAAGCTTCTAATGTTATTTATGTTCCTAAAAACTATTCAAGTTATGGTTTTGTGGGACATAATTTGAAGAAAAAATTAGAAGAAACGGTTACGTTTGCAGTAGAGAAAAAAGAGAAAGGCACAGTGATTTACATGATTGACAATCCTTTATTTAGAGGGTTTTGGGAGAACGGAATTTTGTTGTTTAGTAACGCTTTATTCCAAGTACAGTATTAATTCAATTAAATATTTATAACAAAAAAGCACCTTTAAGGTGC
This sequence is a window from Flavobacterium ammoniigenes. Protein-coding genes within it:
- a CDS encoding M14 family zinc carboxypeptidase encodes the protein MKQSIVSFLFLFILGSTLQAQIKSPSEFLPNYGKQITFYHQTEAYFGHLVKESSFIKHQVYGQTNEERNLNVYFVSTPENLANLDQIRNNNLSAIGLSNQKNQKIGDKLIVWISFSVHGNEYAGMESAMTVAYELLNPANKETKEWLKNTIVILDPCENPDGLSRYANWLREISGKKTHPGLSDREHMEVWPGGRYNHYIFDLNRDWAWQTQIESQKRIALYNQWMPQVHADIHEMGYESPYFFPPSAEPLHEFIDQYQKDFHFSLGKNIAAKFDKENWLYNTRERFDLFYPSYGDTYPTYNGAVGMTLEQGGIGAGREIKLANGTHLTTKDRLTHHAKAVLTIIETASNQSDQLLKGFRGFMTNSRKKAKGVYATYVMKNNPKSEQLVELLKKNGIEYSYANASQKSIGFNYKTKKDNAFSIEPNDLIIKADQPRGVMTQVLFEPNQKLNDSLSYDITAWDLPLAYGIDGYALKNSLAINTKPSIDRKELMLPEKVYAFHIPWNNRTSAKVVSLLLQNGINVRTAAQKAVFGDVTVEAGGLIVSKGDNPTIVDFEKKVSDIIKTKSDYNYLTSGFSVNARDLGGENFSLIKKPKILLLSGKGVNPTEFGAVWHYLDEVIQYPTSIVDVSNIGRIDWSEFNTLILADGNYNFSDDLKSQLTDWIKKGGKVIAMNEALGLFENNDNYALRVFATDEDKTKAETEAKEKELKSRLFDFHNNERRLISSSIPGAIIENALDTSHPLSFGLGNSYFSLKTDARKYSLLTKASNVIYVPKNYSSYGFVGHNLKKKLEETVTFAVEKKEKGTVIYMIDNPLFRGFWENGILLFSNALFQVQY